A part of Vicia villosa cultivar HV-30 ecotype Madison, WI unplaced genomic scaffold, Vvil1.0 ctg.002868F_1_1, whole genome shotgun sequence genomic DNA contains:
- the LOC131639921 gene encoding uncharacterized mitochondrial protein AtMg00310-like yields MAMVAKQGWSILSEPNSLVSRIFKARYFPRSSYLDSLIGNNPSFVWRSLWKTRAVIKQGSRWSIGDGSNIKVMYESWLRERGRCYLSGPQLQSTSELSVKDLLLPNTKKWNVGLINQIFDSE; encoded by the coding sequence ATGGCTATGGTAGCGAAACAAGGATGGAGCATTTTGTCGGAACCAAATTCTCTTGTTTCTAGAATTTTCAAAGCAAGGTACTTTCCTCGCTCTTCCTATCTTGATTCTCTTATTGGTAATAACCCAAGTTTTGTTTGGCGAAGTTTGTGGAAGACGAGGGCTGTTATTAAGCAAGGCAGTAGGTGGTCTATTGGTGATGGTAGTAACATTAAGGTTATGTATGAGTCGTGGCTCCGAGAAAGAGGAAGATGTTATCTTAGTGGCCCACAATTGCAAAGTACTAGTGAACTCTCAGTTAAAGATCTCTTGTTACCCAATACAAAGAAATGGAATGTGGGTTTGATTAACCAAATTTTCGATTCAGAATGA
- the LOC131639919 gene encoding uncharacterized protein LOC131639919, with protein sequence MNRLWSLVVVFLLCVTCSYAVKVVDVDTICTSTKNHSFCSNLLNSKSGGNKDLVSLTQYTIDVLRANVTNTVNLINKLIAQNGGNFNLTYHYNMCLIHFDVSKGALGSVEYAEELFKMGNYLAMIPTMKSIDFNAWECLSGDTPSDPPYHDTSLLPVYADDVMLVANVVLSILSYLTQA encoded by the coding sequence atgaatCGTTTATGGTCTCTTGTCGTGGTTTTTCTTTTATGTGTTACATGTTCTTATGCTGTCAAAGTTGTAGATGTGGATACTATATGCACGAGTACAAAAAATCATTCATTTTGTTCAAATCTTCTCAATTCAAAGTCGGGCGGAAACAAAGATCTTGTTAGCCTTACACAATACACCATTGATGTGCTTCGTGCCAATGTGACCAACACTGTCAATCTGATCAACAAGCTAATTGCACAAAATGGTGGCAATTTCAATCTAACATATCATTACAATATGTGTTTAATTCATTTTGATGTCTCAAAGGGTGCCCTAGGTTCAGTTGAGTATGCTGAAGAACTCTTCAAAATGGGAAATTACCTAGCTATGATTCCAACCATGAAAAGTATAGATTTTAATGCTTGGGAATGTCTTTCTGGAGATACACCAAGTGATCCTCCTTATCATGATACCTCTTTGCTCCCAGTGTATGCTGATGATGTCATGCTAGTTGCTAATGTTGTTCTTAGCATACTAAGTTATTTGACACAAGCCTGA
- the LOC131639920 gene encoding uncharacterized protein LOC131639920: protein MIWQEEQNGEYSVKSGYKIWNDLHSNIRNHNIEGRWKSIWNISTPPRAKHLLWRICKDCLLTRTKLQQRHVQCPSVCPWCELEDEDDWHIFFRCVSIIRSWRAAGLSSIIDPRLPNFHDAKSLIFDVCSREDRRDAGQFAVLLETLWRNRNNMVWQDTRDDALRIGIQAYHNWYDWFLARDEHNLAGGNNLTISWIPPSINYLKCNVDAGFNNVCGTTNRGWCFRDHFGRFISAGVSWDVDLISVVEAEATALKEAIQKAIFLQLSHVIFETDCQIVAKAIYASHVGSS from the coding sequence ATGATTTGGCAAGAGGAGCAAAATGGTGAGTATAGTGTGAAATCGGGGTATAAAATTTGGAATGATCTTCATAGTAACATTCGAAATCATAACATTGAGGGGAGGTGGAAGAGTATTTGGAATATTTCTACACCACCTAGAGCTAAACATTTGCTATGGCGGATTTGTAAAGATTGTCTACTGACGCGTACAAAGCTTCAACAACGTCATGTTCAATGTCCGTCTGTTTGTCCTTGGTGCGAGTTAGAGGATGAAGATGATTGGCATATATTTTTCAGATGCGTCTCAATCATTCGGagttggcgggcagcaggtttgtcaTCTATTATAGATCCTCGGTTGCCTAATTTCCATGATGCTAAGTCTCTTATCTTTGATGTTTGTAGTCGGGAGGATCGTAGAGATGCGGGTCAGTTTGCTGTTTTGCTTGAGACCCTTTGGCGGAATAGGAATAATATGGTTTGGCAAGATACCCGGGATGATGCTTTGAGGATTGGTATTCAAGCTTATCATAattggtatgattggttcttagCTAGAGATGAGCATAATTTGGCGGGGGGTAATAATTTAACTATAAGTTGGATTCCTCCTTCAATTAATTACCTGAAATGTAATGTTGATGCAGGTTTTAATAATGTGTGTGGTACAACAAATAGAGGGTGGTGCTTTAGAGATCACTTTGGAAGGTTTATTTCCGCAGGGGTGTCCTGGGACGTGGATCTTATCTCCGTTGTCGAAGCTGAAGCAACCGCCTTAAAGGAAGCAATCCAAAAGGCTATTTTTCTTCAGTTATCCCACGTCATTTTTGAAACTGATTGTCAGATTGTCGCTAAGGCTATTTATGCTTCTCATGTTGGCTCCTCataa